The genomic interval AGGCTCGGCGCCTCGCCAAGCAGTGGTCTTGCGCGCGCACCTACGAACACATGCTGCTCCCTTCGGAGCGCCTCCTCTTTGATCGACTGCAGACCCGCCAGCACTCGGTGGCGCGGGCAGAGATCGAAGCCAATCGCCGCCCGTAGTCTCGGGCGCTTGGTTCCTGCGTTCCACCGAGTGGTCGGGACGATTCAACAGAAATAGCAAGGGGACTTACCCAATGAGGAAATTCGTACGCACTGGACTCGCTGCGGCGCTGACTGTAGCGCTCGCGGGCGCCACGGGCACCGCCCTGGCATCCAGCCACATGGACGCACCGCTGATCACTCTTGATCCGGCGGCAAACACGACGGACGTTTACGCGTTCGTCACGGAGCGAGACGCGCAGAAACGACTCGTCGTGGCACTGGCCACCTACCCCTTCGAGTTTGCCGGGATCGGTCCGCACAAGTACAACTTCGACGACGATGTCCGATACTCGCTGAACCTATCGCTTGGCGAGGACGTGGCGGCCGGGCGCACCAGCATCTCCTACGTGTTCGACTTCACTACCCGTTTCAAGAACGAGAGCACCGTGCTGCAGTCGTATCTGGGCATCGTTGAAAACGTCGACGATGAGGCCCAGAACCTCACTCAGGACTACACGGTGACGCGCATCGACCGCCGCGGCGGCAACCAGCGTGCTAATGACATCGTGACCCTCGGCGGCGGTCTTGTCCCGCCGAACAATCAGGGCGTCGCGACGCCGTTCTACAATCAGGGCGACAACGGAGAGAACCCGGCGAAGAACGGCGTGGGCACTCTCGAGGAGCTCGATCGATACACTCAGCAGAGCGTTGTGTCGCTCGAACGCGGCTACCGTGCCTTCGCCGGCCAGCGTGATGACGGCTTCTTCGGTGACATCCAGGCCGTGTTCGATCTGCTTCAGCTGCGCAACCCCGGCGTGGATGCGCAGGCGGGCTTCAACATCCACCTGATCGCGCTGGAGATACCTTTGGCGGATATCGTGGAAGACGATCTACAGCTAGTAGGCGTTCACGCGACCACCAGTCGCCGCCGCTTCA from Pseudomonadota bacterium carries:
- a CDS encoding DUF4331 domain-containing protein; this encodes MRKFVRTGLAAALTVALAGATGTALASSHMDAPLITLDPAANTTDVYAFVTERDAQKRLVVALATYPFEFAGIGPHKYNFDDDVRYSLNLSLGEDVAAGRTSISYVFDFTTRFKNESTVLQSYLGIVENVDDEAQNLTQDYTVTRIDRRGGNQRANDIVTLGGGLVPPNNQGVATPFYNQGDNGENPAKNGVGTLEELDRYTQQSVVSLERGYRAFAGQRDDGFFGDIQAVFDLLQLRNPGVDAQAGFNIHLIALEIPLADIVEDDLQLVGVHATTSRRRFNVLSSDPQIVPDVQQGRFVQVARQGNPLFNEGLVAIADSDLYSRTTPQRDAELFSTYALTPELAALLNALVVPGTGLEEAVETERTDIAGIYIPDLIKVDLSTPAVRLAGNGPHDPLNPDDEGFSALSIFGDDVVQSQIQDPFGNGGLVPGGWPNGRRFGDDVVDIAVSALLSDLRSLPLFIQVAGDNVNGNDTGFNKVFPYESTPQNGRTSGRGTR